Proteins encoded within one genomic window of Aquarana catesbeiana isolate 2022-GZ linkage group LG03, ASM4218655v1, whole genome shotgun sequence:
- the COMMD4 gene encoding COMM domain-containing protein 4 → MRFRFCGDLDCPDWVLAEISTLAKISSVKLKLICAQVLKEQLGEAIDYEKILKLTSDARFESGDIKATIAVLCFILSSAAKHNVSSDSLSSELQQLGLPKEHAVSLCRSYEEKQTALQETLRESSLRLSHLSSVSWRVDQTLSSSILQEVNEPLVHLNLHVADARNSSPVAVTVSSSKLRVLLTELKQALEMMNAIN, encoded by the exons ATG AGGTTCCGTTTCTGCGGTGACTTGGATTGCCCTGATTGGGTTCTGGCAGAGATCAGCACATTGGCTAAAATA TCCTCTGTTAAGCTAAAGTTGATCTGTGCCCAAGTGCTAAAAGAACAGCTGGGAGAAGCCATTGAT tatGAAAAAATTTTGAAGCTAACATCTGATGCTCGTTTTG AGTCCGGTGACATTAAAGCGACCATTGCTGTACTTTGTTTTATTCTTTCAAGTGCAGCCAAGCACAATGTTAGCAGTGACAGTCTGTCCAGTGAGCTTCAGCAACTGGGGCTTCCCAAAG AACATGCAGTCTCTTTGTGCCGCTCTTACGAAGAAAAGCAGACCGCTTTACAAGAGACATTGAGAGAGAGTAGCCTTCGCT TATCGCACTTATCTTCAGTAAGCTGGCGTGTAGACCAGACTCTTAGCTCCAGTATTCTCCAGGAAGTCAATGAGCCCTTGGTCCACCTCAATCTTCATGTGGCAGATGCTAGAAACTCCAGTCCCGTTGCTGTGACTGTGTCTTCCAGTAAATTAAGAGTGTTACTAACAG